In Paenibacillus sp. FSL R7-0345, a single window of DNA contains:
- a CDS encoding glycosyltransferase, with protein MDIPSLSLCMIVNNEARHLSRCLTSVAGLVSEIIIADTGSTDGSMDIARSFGARVIDVPWEHDFAKARNITLRQAACPWILVLDADEAADGWRREDMLQLLDNSAVQGYFLPFIHYVGSRAGEEYVTDNVCRLFRNDPGIVFHGTIHEEAASSIWALPGGRIAYADLSILHYGYVNEELLLKNKASRNLDLIHSALQLDPQSYSLRYALGTEYYQQGEYASAADLLLPLLREAVTGHGYTADIYLKAAYALQSAGRIQDAKAVYSDGLAKFPDFTDLLESYARLLLEEGALAASYRLLLEALRCGNTAHKYPSSSGSGTSRTSLLAGQVCERLHLYEEAKANYMQAICFSPDLTAAWAELAPLCLLSGDEQTLITATLAAGGILSPGTLRLLVPAALNAQAAGWLQALAGAAQLPAAVQRVLQVLPELFRQQADLPAVAACLERLLPEHEAEQPFIHGYLWALACRAGDAAGAEQWLGSLSCCRPGLPAVARLLPAEFTAQPAAVPPPAAAELAYAAQLLLQTGAWSSLLSLYRSAGLGLQWARLPQPVLRSLLQAPAAAQEQWCSIYEEHHYGTPAGAAEWLLYAAIAGSCGRLPRLEPAAEQALRGSGSKAVLTGLAYHKLQLAAGAAAESLPAGSIPRLLLVRSALGEG; from the coding sequence ATGGATATTCCATCACTCTCCCTCTGCATGATCGTCAACAATGAAGCCCGGCATCTGAGCCGGTGTTTAACCTCCGTAGCCGGGCTGGTATCGGAAATCATCATCGCTGACACCGGCTCCACTGACGGAAGTATGGACATTGCCCGCAGCTTTGGTGCCAGAGTAATCGATGTGCCCTGGGAGCATGATTTTGCCAAAGCCCGGAATATTACTCTGCGCCAAGCCGCCTGCCCGTGGATTCTGGTCCTGGATGCGGATGAAGCTGCTGACGGCTGGCGGAGGGAGGATATGCTGCAGCTTTTGGATAACTCTGCGGTTCAAGGCTATTTCCTGCCTTTTATTCATTATGTGGGCAGCAGGGCCGGAGAGGAATATGTCACGGATAACGTCTGCCGGCTGTTCAGAAACGATCCGGGGATTGTTTTTCACGGGACCATTCATGAGGAGGCTGCCAGCAGTATTTGGGCGCTGCCGGGCGGCCGGATTGCTTATGCGGATCTGTCTATCCTTCATTACGGGTATGTGAACGAGGAGCTGCTGCTCAAAAATAAAGCCTCCCGCAATCTGGACCTCATCCATTCCGCCTTACAGCTTGACCCGCAGAGCTATTCTCTCCGGTATGCGCTAGGCACCGAGTATTATCAGCAGGGGGAATACGCATCTGCCGCAGATCTTCTGCTCCCACTGCTGCGGGAAGCTGTAACCGGACACGGTTATACTGCAGATATCTACCTTAAAGCCGCTTATGCCCTGCAGTCTGCCGGACGCATTCAGGATGCTAAGGCCGTTTACAGTGACGGTCTTGCTAAGTTCCCTGATTTTACCGACCTGCTGGAGAGCTATGCCCGGCTGCTGCTGGAGGAGGGCGCGTTGGCGGCATCCTACCGGCTCTTGCTTGAGGCATTGCGCTGCGGAAATACAGCCCATAAATATCCCTCCTCTTCGGGCAGCGGCACCAGCCGTACCAGCCTGCTGGCCGGGCAGGTCTGTGAGCGGCTGCATCTGTATGAGGAAGCGAAGGCGAACTATATGCAGGCTATCTGCTTCTCGCCGGATCTGACTGCCGCCTGGGCAGAGCTTGCGCCGCTCTGCCTGCTGTCCGGTGATGAGCAGACACTCATCACGGCAACCCTGGCAGCCGGCGGCATACTCTCGCCGGGCACGCTGCGCCTGCTCGTACCGGCTGCGCTGAACGCGCAGGCAGCCGGCTGGCTGCAGGCGCTCGCCGGGGCCGCGCAGCTGCCCGCTGCTGTGCAGCGCGTGCTGCAGGTGCTGCCGGAGCTGTTCCGGCAGCAGGCAGACCTCCCGGCAGTTGCCGCCTGCCTGGAGCGGCTGCTGCCGGAGCATGAGGCCGAGCAGCCGTTTATCCACGGCTATCTCTGGGCCCTTGCCTGCCGCGCCGGGGATGCGGCTGGCGCAGAGCAATGGCTCGGCAGCTTATCCTGCTGCCGCCCGGGCTTGCCGGCGGTGGCCCGGCTGCTGCCGGCAGAGTTCACGGCGCAGCCTGCTGCTGTGCCGCCGCCGGCTGCCGCCGAGCTCGCCTATGCCGCGCAGCTGCTGCTCCAGACAGGTGCCTGGAGCAGCCTGCTGAGCTTATACCGCAGCGCGGGGCTGGGGCTGCAGTGGGCGCGCCTGCCGCAGCCGGTGCTGCGCAGCCTGCTGCAGGCACCGGCCGCGGCACAAGAGCAATGGTGCTCCATCTACGAGGAGCACCATTACGGCACGCCTGCCGGCGCAGCGGAGTGGCTGCTGTATGCAGCCATAGCCGGCTCCTGCGGCAGGCTGCCCCGGCTTGAGCCCGCAGCTGAACAAGCGCTGCGGGGCTCGGGTAGCAAGGCCGTGCTCACCGGCCTTGCTTATCACAAGCTGCAGCTGGCAGCCGGCGCTGCAGCAGAGTCCCTGCCCGCCGGCAGCATCCCCAGGCTGCTGCTCGTACGGTCCGCCCTCGGCGAAGGCTAA
- a CDS encoding glycosyltransferase family 2 protein — MSRLQRKPLISLCMIVRNEADTLARCLTSVHGIADELVIVDTGSTDATPSIARSFGARVLSFPWTGDFAAARNAGLERARGTWILVLDADEELDAESKGELLLCAQHTEYEAFFVRIHNHKGTEHASPVITVNPILRMFRNRPQYRFSGIIHEQIASVIVGATPAAAMHLSTVTVHHYGYADGVVAKKDKISRNLSLLKEQLKLNPRDAFHQFNTAVEYMRLGDYTQALEHIRLSLAEAERDTSFTHLLYKYEVRCRIMSGDQAGALDACIRGCKLFPDYPDLHHIRGVLLLQAGAFAAARQAFRQALDIGISPPGYHTESGLGTYLTYAALGQLCQETGEAGEAAACFTRAAGLHPAPAPLLARLIRIMKCAGREHELANWLEAHLPQVTADRSRLAGLLLAEGCFAAAAEVLGGTGTEVPGRDIGTMDADMPSAADVKTLSGDTEATDMRPRDDGAGAADGGTKTHLPAKVPAGHEAVPDADDAAADLLRLLRQINASPADPLQHQDITLLLNHPAAAGADFDPSSAGPAALSSRAWLLLADRTLAALPAAAGYSPAAARARLILPLPRTGE, encoded by the coding sequence ATGAGCAGGCTGCAGCGGAAACCGCTGATCTCGCTCTGCATGATCGTCAGGAACGAGGCCGATACCCTGGCCCGTTGCCTTACAAGCGTGCACGGAATCGCAGACGAACTGGTCATCGTCGATACAGGCTCTACAGATGCCACCCCTTCCATTGCCCGCAGCTTTGGGGCGCGGGTTCTCTCTTTTCCCTGGACGGGAGACTTCGCTGCCGCCCGCAACGCCGGGCTGGAGCGGGCACGGGGGACATGGATTCTCGTGCTGGATGCAGATGAGGAGTTGGATGCGGAGAGCAAGGGAGAGCTGCTGCTGTGTGCGCAGCATACGGAGTATGAGGCGTTTTTTGTGCGGATCCATAATCATAAAGGGACAGAGCATGCTTCACCGGTCATTACGGTTAATCCGATTCTCCGGATGTTCCGCAACCGCCCGCAATACCGGTTCAGCGGCATTATCCATGAGCAGATTGCTTCTGTAATTGTCGGGGCTACTCCGGCAGCGGCCATGCACCTGAGTACGGTAACCGTTCACCACTACGGCTATGCCGACGGAGTCGTAGCCAAAAAAGACAAAATCAGCCGCAACCTCAGCCTGCTCAAAGAGCAGCTGAAGCTGAACCCGCGGGATGCTTTTCACCAGTTCAACACGGCAGTCGAATATATGCGGCTTGGTGATTACACTCAAGCCCTGGAGCATATCCGGCTCTCGCTGGCTGAGGCAGAGCGGGACACCAGCTTCACCCACCTGCTGTACAAATATGAAGTCCGCTGCCGGATCATGTCCGGCGACCAGGCAGGTGCACTGGATGCCTGTATCCGGGGCTGCAAGCTTTTTCCCGATTACCCCGATTTACACCATATCAGAGGGGTTCTGCTGCTGCAGGCGGGAGCCTTTGCAGCGGCCAGGCAGGCGTTCCGGCAAGCACTGGATATCGGTATTTCGCCCCCGGGCTACCATACCGAATCCGGGTTAGGTACTTATCTGACCTACGCTGCGCTCGGGCAGCTGTGCCAGGAAACCGGTGAAGCCGGCGAAGCGGCCGCCTGCTTCACCAGGGCAGCCGGGCTTCATCCCGCCCCCGCTCCGCTCCTTGCGCGGCTGATTCGGATAATGAAATGCGCCGGCCGTGAGCATGAGCTTGCCAACTGGCTGGAGGCCCATCTTCCGCAAGTGACGGCAGACAGGTCCCGGCTGGCCGGGCTGCTGCTGGCAGAGGGCTGTTTTGCGGCCGCAGCTGAGGTTCTAGGTGGCACAGGGACAGAAGTACCGGGTAGAGACATAGGGACAATGGATGCCGATATGCCAAGTGCAGCAGACGTGAAAACGCTAAGTGGAGATACAGAGGCAACGGACATGAGGCCACGGGACGATGGCGCGGGAGCGGCGGATGGGGGGACGAAGACGCATCTGCCCGCTAAGGTGCCCGCTGGGCATGAGGCAGTGCCAGATGCAGATGATGCTGCTGCAGACCTGCTACGCTTGCTGCGGCAGATCAATGCCTCGCCGGCGGACCCGTTGCAGCACCAGGACATCACCCTGCTGCTGAACCATCCCGCTGCTGCCGGGGCGGATTTTGATCCTTCATCGGCAGGTCCGGCAGCCTTGTCCAGCCGCGCCTGGCTGCTGCTGGCCGACCGGACGTTGGCCGCCCTGCCCGCTGCTGCCGGCTACAGCCCTGCAGCAGCGAGAGCACGGCTCATATTGCCGCTTCCCCGGACTGGTGAGTAA
- a CDS encoding glycosyltransferase family 2 protein, with amino-acid sequence MNRPTIGVHLIIRNEAALLPACFQSVAGADELIVVDTGSEDYSIAVAEAYGARVLQYKWEDDFAKARNTGLAHATADWILVLDADEVLNTPLEKIRQLLIGATVEAFTVSIDNLLGRRAEERLHHRAVRLFRGGQGYRYSGKIHEGIDQAIISRHGTSVIGHSSVQLVHYGYLPEIMLQKNKAARNLKLLRTAAAEHPEDDFYRYNLAVACCQTGLLQEAEELLRHTLNRAPLQASYRPAMIRDLGKIFQSAGKMTAIDALLARELERYSDYPDLHYLQGQSWESQGLPERAFQAYQHAEALSANTLAQEKYVSEQGISTFRPLHRMGEIARQLGKPEEAARLFHRSLQHFALYAPALSGIVAAFRSLDVPDSDIAALLQQLVPGDQPAGRAAIVGTLYEAEAFEAICGLPHREFPLEKETLLPISTAWMATGNPDTALSLIRSGRDLLTSGDTDSGLLQDLRVLEALCLWSQGLTLQNNQLAAMPKGDRSAWHKINQLLVRKSENPAGEMTGDFAGDFTGDLAGDPALSLLLTELIHLAVKLHLDPVAEALAGLSSVHQAEQAVALYKAGRIEEAGERFIELAGAGDEQAGKRIAFYIGEMLYDKSHYEQAAGWFQQALTVTGQEDAARTGLSVCYLQLAAADLEKVRAGFGKDYPHGPVLEDLAAVKNAIAVLNRTPWRTSRDRHRQPGGAKP; translated from the coding sequence GTGAACAGACCTACAATTGGAGTTCATCTGATTATCCGCAATGAAGCCGCGCTGCTGCCAGCCTGTTTCCAGAGTGTCGCCGGAGCTGACGAGCTCATAGTCGTAGACACCGGTTCGGAGGATTATTCGATAGCTGTCGCTGAAGCCTATGGGGCCAGAGTGCTGCAGTACAAATGGGAGGATGATTTTGCAAAAGCCCGTAATACCGGACTCGCCCACGCCACAGCCGACTGGATTCTGGTCCTTGATGCCGATGAGGTGCTGAACACTCCGCTGGAAAAAATACGGCAGCTGCTGATAGGCGCTACAGTCGAGGCTTTTACCGTCAGCATAGACAATTTGCTCGGCCGCCGGGCAGAAGAACGCCTGCACCACCGGGCTGTACGCCTGTTCCGGGGTGGACAGGGCTACCGCTATTCCGGCAAAATCCACGAGGGTATAGATCAGGCAATTATCAGCAGGCACGGCACTTCAGTGATCGGACATAGTTCCGTCCAGCTGGTACATTACGGATATTTACCTGAGATCATGCTGCAGAAAAATAAAGCGGCACGCAACTTAAAGCTCCTGCGCACTGCAGCTGCAGAACATCCGGAGGATGACTTTTACCGCTACAATCTGGCGGTGGCCTGCTGTCAGACCGGACTGCTGCAGGAGGCGGAAGAACTGCTGCGCCACACCCTGAACCGTGCTCCGCTGCAGGCCTCGTACCGTCCGGCAATGATCCGCGATTTAGGCAAAATCTTTCAGTCCGCCGGTAAAATGACCGCCATAGACGCATTGCTGGCCCGGGAGCTCGAACGGTACAGTGACTACCCGGATCTGCATTACCTGCAGGGCCAGTCCTGGGAGAGCCAGGGGCTGCCGGAGCGCGCTTTTCAGGCTTATCAGCATGCTGAGGCACTTTCAGCGAATACCCTTGCTCAGGAAAAATACGTCAGCGAGCAGGGAATCTCCACCTTCCGCCCGCTGCATCGCATGGGGGAAATCGCCCGGCAGCTGGGAAAACCGGAGGAGGCCGCGAGGCTGTTTCACCGTTCACTGCAGCATTTTGCACTGTACGCTCCGGCACTGTCAGGAATTGTTGCAGCCTTTCGCTCCCTCGACGTACCGGACAGCGATATTGCCGCGTTGTTGCAGCAGCTGGTTCCGGGTGATCAGCCTGCGGGAAGAGCAGCGATTGTCGGGACCTTGTATGAAGCAGAAGCTTTTGAAGCAATATGCGGTCTGCCGCACAGGGAATTCCCGCTGGAAAAAGAGACGCTGCTGCCGATAAGCACCGCATGGATGGCTACGGGGAATCCGGACACGGCCTTGTCGCTCATCCGCAGCGGCCGGGATCTCCTTACTTCCGGAGACACAGATTCGGGACTGCTGCAGGACCTGCGTGTGCTAGAGGCGTTGTGCCTTTGGAGCCAGGGTTTAACGCTGCAGAACAATCAGCTGGCTGCTATGCCAAAAGGCGATCGGAGCGCCTGGCACAAGATCAATCAGCTGCTGGTCAGGAAATCCGAAAATCCTGCCGGGGAAATGACCGGAGATTTTGCTGGAGACTTTACTGGAGACCTAGCCGGAGATCCGGCGTTATCTCTGCTTTTGACAGAGCTGATTCACCTTGCGGTCAAGCTGCACCTGGATCCGGTTGCTGAAGCGCTGGCCGGGCTCTCGTCTGTTCATCAAGCTGAGCAGGCAGTAGCGCTGTATAAGGCAGGCCGGATTGAAGAAGCCGGAGAACGTTTTATAGAGCTTGCAGGTGCAGGGGATGAACAGGCGGGGAAGCGGATTGCTTTTTATATCGGGGAAATGCTGTATGACAAAAGCCATTATGAACAGGCTGCCGGCTGGTTTCAGCAGGCGCTCACAGTAACGGGGCAGGAGGACGCTGCACGTACCGGTCTATCGGTCTGTTATCTGCAGCTGGCTGCGGCCGATCTGGAAAAGGTGCGTGCAGGCTTCGGCAAAGATTACCCTCACGGGCCGGTACTGGAGGATTTGGCTGCAGTCAAAAATGCCATCGCTGTCCTGAACCGCACGCCTTGGCGCACCAGCCGGGACAGACACAGACAGCCGGGAGGTGCTAAGCCATGA